A portion of the Candida dubliniensis CD36 chromosome R, complete sequence genome contains these proteins:
- a CDS encoding signal recognition particle receptor subunit beta, putative (Similar to S. cerevisiae SRP102) translates to MDAVLISLLTILLGFILILFIFFIQTGGLKSLVTTTTSKKSSLYHPTFLILGANNSGKTSFFYKLLQLSNDEQDVTTTTTTTTTTVSSLEQNVTKINLPISSPSIGKPYQLIDYPGHLKLQKVFERLIIDEITLRNLKGIIYMIDSSSVNINDDTNLESIVKFLYNLFSITERTPNGVDFLIAINKTDLFDSIPVHKIKTKLELEINKLIRHEIENVEKTSGIDDNVNENGNNNGNSVNGDNNDGINSDSLRAFWMSVVGSGNFTFDKLEGNVDFIGGSVLKNKTNQWENWIDEKVVNP, encoded by the coding sequence atggATGCGgtattaatttcattattaacaaTCTTACTAGGATTTATTTTAATCctattcattttttttatacaAACTGGTGGGTTGAAATCTCTCGTAACTACCACCACATCCAAGAAATCGTCACTTTATCATCCAACTTTCCTTATACTAGGAGCTAACAATTCTGGGAAAACATCCTTTTTCTACAAATTACTACAATTATCCAATGATGAGCAAGATGTTAcgactactactactactaccaccaccacagTGTCATCATTAGAACAAAATGTGACAAAGATAAATTTACCAATTTCCAGTCCATCAATTGGTAAACcatatcaattgattgattatcCTGGACATTtgaaattacaaaaagtGTTTGAACGATTAATAATCGATGAAATAACATTAAGAAATCTTAAAGGGATCATATATATGATTGATTCTTCAAGTGTTAATATCAATGATGATACCAATTTGGAAAGTATTGTTAAATTCTTGTACAATTTGTTTAGTATTACTGAACGGACACCTAATGGAGTTGATTTCTTGATTGCTATTAATAAAActgatttatttgattcaattccTGTTCATAAAATAAAGACAAAATTAGAATTggaaatcaataaattgatccgtcatgaaattgaaaatgttgaGAAAACTTCTGGTATCGATGATAATGTTAATGAgaatggtaataataatggtaatagtGTCAATGGTGACAATAATGATGGTATTAACAGCGATAGTTTGAGAGCATTTTGGATGAGTGTTGTTGGTTCAGGAAATTTCACTTTTGATAAGTTGGAAGGTAATGTTGATTTCATTGGTGGTAGcgttttgaaaaacaaaaccaatCAATGGGAAAATTggattgatgaaaaagttGTTAATCCCtaa
- a CDS encoding nifU-like protein, mitochondrial precursor, putative (Similar to S. cerevisiae NFU1), whose protein sequence is MLVVGTGTIFQYNTKKTSNNKIMMMRIASIELHFPFFPFESSLPNIMFTFSRTIPRSLLHYKPITKKTPLITTIRNLFIQTSETPNEQALKFLPSIKILQDNQTKEFLSGREAASSPLALKLFSIDGIRSVMFGSDFITIEKLNNFDWSLLKPEIFSILTEYLTNGTPILLEDGVDEDGNSLLTNDMAINEDDDEVVSMIKELIFTRIRPAIQDDGGDIEFVNFNEEDGTVYLRLKGACRSCDSSSVTLKNGIESMLKHYIEEVNSVEPIEEEQEEISVESSTVKPINRDDSSSVSSSPPSL, encoded by the coding sequence aTGCTTGTCGTGGGCACTGgaacaatttttcaatacaatacaaaaaaaacaagtaacaataaaataatgatgatgagaaTTGCATCAATCGAACTACACTTTCCATTTTTTCCTTTTGAATCATCTTTACCTAATATAATGTTCACATTTAGTAGAACTATCCCACGATCTTTACTTCATTACAAACCAATAACCAAGAAAACCCCATTGATAACCACCATAAGAAATCTTTTCATTCAAACTTCAGAAACCCCCAATGAACAAGCATTAAAGTTTTTACCACtgataaaaattttacaaGATAATCAAACCAAAGAATTTTTAAGTGGTCGAGAAGCTGCATCATCTCCATTAGCACTTAAATTATTTAGTATTGATGGTATAAGATCAGTTATGTTTGGTAGTGATTTCATCACTatagaaaaattaaataattttgattggTCACTTTTAAAACCCGAGATTTTTTCTATATTAACAGAATATTTAACTAATGGTACCCCGATACTATTAGAAGATGGAGTTGACGAAGATGggaattcattattaactAATGATATGGCTATAAATGAAGATGACGATGAAGTTGTATCGATGATCAAAGAGTTGATTTTCACCAGAATAAGGCCGGCAATTCAGgatgatggtggtgatattgaatttgtcaatttcaatgaagaagatggtACAGTATATTTACGATTAAAAGGAGCTTGTCGTAGTTGTGATTCTAGTTCTGTGACATTAAAGAATGGGATTGAAAGTATGTTAAAACATTACATTGAAGAAGTCAACCTGGTGGaaccaattgaagaagaacaagaagagaTTAGTGTTGAATCATCAACGGTTAAACCAATAAATAGAGATGATCTGTCTTCTGTTTCTTCTTCCCCACCATCATTGTAA
- a CDS encoding phosphotransferase, putative, protein MSAPELTDIRSPLDVNKLKQFLASVTGSESNKVVLGHKATVPTTFSEIKQFTFGQSNPTYFLSTPEGKNYVLRRKPSPNSKLISKSAHAVEREFFILNAINILNSESDNLTVPVPKVHLLCEDESQIGYVFYIMDYVNGIQIKNPSMPGIEEADQKKYWKSIIETIAAIHLLNVEKLISLLPKSHFPQFQNIDKLKSTSYFARQIKTLNNIHNLQSQHVPPIPDFDKITGWLQKYAPQDPDKLTLIHGDLKIDNILFDPNSKTVCGVLDWELTTIGNPLFDLANFLQAFQLPNKLNRMLYYPQKTAMGAENKNSTEFLYEKLHEYEKLVTWSKTDSKNNPSELWPIGHTFGLLRLSVISQGIAMRVKLGNASSANAKGYASMYPYLSELAMENVNKTKKTSVL, encoded by the coding sequence ATGTCGGCACCAGAACTTACTGATATTAGATCTCCTTTAGATGTAAACAAACTAAAACAATTCCTTGCCTCAGTTACGGGCTCAGAATCCAATAAAGTGGTGTTGGGTCATAAGGCAACAGTTCCAACCACTTTTAGtgaaatcaaacaatttacATTTGGTCAATCCAATCCAACATATTTCCTTTCCACACCAGAAGGGAAAAACTATGTTTTGCGTCGGAAACCATCTCCAAATTCCAAATTGATTTCTAAACTGGCTCATGCCGTGGAAAGagaatttttcattttaaatgctatcaatattttgaattccGAATCCGATAACCTTACTGTACCAGTCCCTAAAGTTCATTTATTATGTGAAGATGAATCACAAATCGGTTATGTATTTTATATTATGGATTATGTGAATGGTATTCAAATTAAGAATCCAAGTATGCCAGGAATCGAAGAAGCTGatcaaaagaaatattggaaatcaattattgaaacaattgcCGCcattcatttattaaatgtcgagaaattaatttcattattaccaaAATCCCATTTCccacaatttcaaaatatcgATAAATTAAAGAGTACTTCTTATTTTGCTCGTCAAATTAAAACTTTGAATAATATTCATAATTTGCAAAGTCAACATGTACCACCAATCCctgattttgataaaatcaCTGGTTGGTTACAAAAATATGCTCCACAAGATCCAGATAAATTGACTTTGATTCATGGAGATTTGAAAATCGATAATATACTATTTGATCCAAATTCGAAAACCGTTTGTGGTGTTTTGGATTGGGAATTAACCACCATTGGTAACCCACTTTTCGATTTGGCCAATTTCTTACAAGCATTCCAATTAcctaataaattgaatcgTATGTTATACTATCCTCAAAAAACCGCAATGGGGgctgaaaataaaaactcAACCGAATTTTTATACGAAAAATTAcatgaatatgaaaaattggtgaCTTGGTCTAAAACTGATTCTAAAAATAATCCATCCGAGTTGTGGCCTATTGGTCATACATTTGGGTTATTACGTCTTTCTGTTATCAGTCAAGGTATCGCCATGAGAGTGAAATTGGGAAATGCCTCAAGTGCCAACGCCAAAGGTTATGCTTCCATGTATCCATATCTAAGTGAATTAGCCATGGAAAATGttaacaaaacaaagaaaacttCAGTTTTGTAG
- a CDS encoding 5-enolpyruvylshikimate-3-phosphate phospholyase, putative (Similar to S. cerevisiae ARO2): MSSFGTLFKVTTYGESHCKSVGCIVDGCPPGMSLTEADIQPQLTRRRPGQSKLSTPRDEKDLVEIQSGTENGLTLGSPIGMIVRNKDHRPGDYSETDLYPRPSHADWTYIQKYGTKSSSGGGRSSARETIGRVAAGAIAEKILAKVNNVEIVAFVSSIGEISMNKSPQDAKFQQLLNTITREQVDSVGPIRCPDENVREEMVKVIEKYRDAKDSIGGVVTCVIRNCPIGLGEPCFDKLEAKLAHAMLSLPATKGFEFGSGFEGIKIPGSKHNDAFYYDENFGRLRTQTNNSGGIQGGISNGENIYFSVAFKSAATISQEQETATYDGKSGVLAARGRHDPSVTPRAVPIVEAMTALVLCDEYMIQQARTSTRLLVQDN; the protein is encoded by the coding sequence ATGTCATCTTTTGGAACATTATTTAAAGTTACTACGTATGGGGAATCTCACTGTAAATCAGTTGGTTGTATTGTTGATGGGTGTCCACCGGGGATGTCATTAACTGAAGCAGATATTCAACCACAATTAACTCGTAGACGTCCAGGTCAAAGTAAATTATCAACCCCAAGAgatgaaaaagatttaGTTGAAATACAAAGTGGAACTGAAAATGGATTAACTTTGGGTTCACCCATTGGAATGATTGTGAGAAATAAGGATCATCGTCCTGGTGATTATAGTGAGACCGATTTGTATCCAAGACCAAGTCATGCTGATTGGACCTATATACAAAAATACGGCACCAAATCTAGTTCTGGAGGTGGTAGATCATCTGCTAGAGAAACTATTGGTAGAGTTGCCGCTGGTGCCATTGCTGAAAAAATCTTGGCCAAAGTAAATaatgttgaaattgttgctTTTGTAAGTTCTATTGGTGAAATATCTATGAATAAGTCTCCTCAAGATGCAAAATTCCAACAACTTTTAAACACTATCACTAGAGAACAAGTTGATAGTGTTGGTCCAATAAGATGTCCCGATGAAAATGTTCGTGAAGAAATGGTTAAAgtgattgaaaaatatcgTGATGCTAAAGATTCCATTGGTGGGGTTGTCACTTGTGTTATTAGAAATTGTCCAATTGGTTTAGGTGAACCatgttttgataaattggaaGCCAAATTAGCCCATGCCATGTTATCATTACCAGCTACTAAAGGATTTGAATTTGGGTCAGGATTTGAAGGTATCAAAATCCCTGGATCAAAACATAATGATGCATTCTATTATGATGAAAATTTCGGAAGATTAAGAActcaaacaaacaacagtGGTGGTATTCAAGGAGGAATTTCAAATGGTGAAAACATTTATTTCTCAGTGGCCTTTAAATCAGCTGCTACTATCAGtcaagaacaagaaactGCTACTTATGATGGTAAAAGTGGTGTTTTGGCTGCCAGAGGTAGACACGACCCAAGTGTCACCCCAAGAGCAGTTCCAATCGTTGAAGCTATGACTGCATTAGTGTTATGTGACGAATATATGATTCAACAAGCTAGAACTTCAACTAGATTATTAGTGCAAGACAATTAA
- a CDS encoding DNA replication initiation factor, putative (Similar to S. cerevisiae CDC45) has translation MYINPNQYAKTFQDIKRSSLSHSTCKLVIFVSCLDVDALCAAKILSLLLRKELIQYQLIPTTGYSDLKSHYDKLDNEVTNIILIGCGAMLDLEGFFDVNPEEFLGHNSTTNGHTIDNANEAEIELDVVKTDNFALTRKIYVVDGHRPWNLDNLFGSAMVVCLDNGYVDGNLNNEKESYNVLVEMSDSEDEDEDEDEDEERNGNNNGDDQDGDKTDVDDENDEPRASTSRRGVKSIHEDKIQTYYNQSSTITSSCSITVYALVSAIGETNVDNLWLGIVGASGFDCSIFVDEVRRFSNDSGIHMERGTYLPLLRHSSLYDALLYNWIDGDKRIHKILAKMGVPIVAAKQQWQYLDPPIKNKLPGLLKKYLPELPQVEIFYRCGVTSMDVFVSLTALLETGVGLNSNNNNNNGVDHGDLEDENEIIRREIKSRESSYIRNFWSAFDSVSSFGIANNIGLEKGITAAKLVQKELFQTIKYIIEQKLIKNLKVYRLCILKDESSHSGFDNPVLLIKLSNRIMDYLKQQTSKPLVVAAELSNTYFVLGIGINNAFSKISGAQMKKDFFEVSLVEIKKEDLAPFLEQLTFNL, from the coding sequence ATGTATATAAACCCCAACCAATATGCAAAGACGTTCCAAGATATAAAACGCTCATCATTATCTCATTCCACATGCAAGCTTGTTATATTTGTCTCATGCTTAGATGTGGATGCATTATGTGCTGCCAAAATTTTGAGTTTACTTttaagaaaagaattaatCCAATACCAATTAATTCCAACAACAGGGTACTCGGATCTAAAACTGCATTATGATAAATTAGACAATGAAGTCACCAATATAATACTAATTGGATGTGGTGCTATGTTGGACTTGGAAGGATTTTTTGATGTCAATCCCGAAGAGTTTTTAGGACACAATTCTACTACCAATGGTCACACCATAGATAACGCCAATGAAGCAGAAATAGAACTAGATGTAGTGAAAACGGATAATTTTGCCTTGACAAGAAAGATCTATGTTGTAGATGGACATAGACCGTGGaatttagataatttgTTTGGATCGGCCATGGTTGTTTGTTTAGATAATGGGTATGTTGATGGGAACTTGAATAACGAAAAGGAATCATACAATGTATTAGTAGAAATGAGTGATAGTGAAGATGAGGATGAGGATGAGGACGAGGACGAAGAGCGCAATGGGAACAACAATGGTGATGACCAAGATGGGGACAAAAcagatgttgatgatgagaaTGATGAACCAAGAGCTTCAACATCACGCAGAGGTGTTAAATCCATCCACGAGGATAAAATTCAAACGTATTATAAccaatcatcaacaataacaagTTCTTGTTCCATAACAGTTTATGCATTAGTAAGTGCCATTGGTGAGACCAATGTTGACAATTTATGGTTAGGAATTGTGGGTGCCAGTGGGTTTGATTGTTCCatatttgttgatgaagtgAGGCGATTCTCGAACGATTCTGGTATTCACATGGAACGGGGAACGTACCTTCCATTGTTGCGACATTCTTCTCTTTATGATGCATTGCTTTATAATTGGATTGATGGTGACAAGAGAATACATAAGATTCTCGCAAAGATGGGTGTTCCTATTGTTGCTgcaaaacaacaatggcAATATTTGGACCCACCAATCAAGAACAAACTACCTGGactattgaagaaatatcTACCTGAACTCCCACAAgttgaaatattttatcGATGTGGTGTCACATCTATGGACGTGTTTGTTTCGTTAACCGCATTGTTAGAGACCGGGGTTGGTCtcaatagtaataataataataataatggtgtTGATCATGGTGATCTTGAAGATGAGAATGAAATAATCCGAAGAGAAATTAAAAGTAGAGAATCAAGTTACATTCGAAATTTTTGGTCTGCCTTTGATTCAGTAAGTTCTTTTGGTATTGCCAACAATATTGGATTAGAAAAGGGGATAACAGCAGCTAAATTAGttcaaaaagaattatttcaaaCCATCAAATACATAATCGAACAAAAActaatcaaaaatttaaagGTTTATCGACTTTGCATTTTAAAAGATGAGTCGTCGCATCTGGGTTTTGATAATCCAGTATTGTTAATTAAATTGTCCAATCGTATAATGgattatttaaaacaacaaacactGAAACCTTTGGTGGTAGCAGCAGAACTTTCCAATACTTATTTCGTTTTGGGTATTGGAATTAACAATGCATTTTCTAAAATCTCTGGTGCACAAATGAAGAAAGATTTCTTTGAAGTATCATTGGTGGAAATTAAAAAGGAAGATTTGGCTCCATTTTTGGAACAATTAACCTTCAACttatag